The sequence ATGGAACAGCACCCGCACAGCGACCTGCATCTCGTGCTGGCGGGCATGTCGGGGTGGAAGCTCGAGAAGCTCGAGGGCGCGCTCGCGGCGGCGGGTCCGTGGCGTGACCGCATCGTGCTGACCGGCTTCGTCGACGACGCCGACCTGTCGGCGCTCTACAGCGACGCCCTGTGCTTCGTCTACCTCTCACGCTACGAAGGCTTCGGGCTTCCGCCCCTGGAGGCCATGGCGTGCGGGACGCCCGTCATCTGCGCGGACAACTCGTCCTTGCCCGAGGTCGTAGCCGATGCCGGCCTGAGCTTCGACGCGGACGATGTGCCGGGCGTCGCCCGTGCCATCGAGCAGCTGGCGAACTCCGCAGAGCTCAGGGCCGACTTGTCGCGCAAGGGTCTTCGGCGCGCCGCATTGTTCAGTTGGGACCGCTGCGCGGACATCGTGGCAGAGACCTTGCTGGCGTCGCACGCAGCCTATGCGGCGCTGCCGGCCCACAAGCGACGTCGGTCCGGACCATTGCCGGGTACGCCTGCATGGCAGGCGCAGGTGACCATCGACAGCTTGCCCACCGCCAGCGTCTTCGGCTACCGCGACGGCAGCAGGGGCCCGGTATTCGTGGCCCACGACGCGCCGCCGGCCCCGGGTGGCGATCCTGCTTGGCCCGCCTGGGCCGACCGCCTGCCCGTGCAGGCCGGTGTGGCGCGTGTCGAAGGCGGGCGGCGCACGCAGGGGCATCTCAAGACGGGCGATGCCGCTCGACCGCTGGTGAGCTACGTCACCGTCGTGCGCAACAACACGGCCACGCTCGCCCGAACGCTCGACAGCGTGCAGCAGCAGACCTATGACAACGTCGAGCACATCGTGCTCGACGGCGCGTCGACCGACGGCACGCTCGACCTCATCCGCCGGTACGCCGATCGGCTCGACTACTTCGTGTCCGAGGCGGACGCGGGCCTGTACGACGCCATCAACAAGGCCGTGCCGCTCGCGCGCGGGCAGCTGATCTGCATCCTCAATTCGGACGACTGGCTGGAGCCGGACGCGGCGGAGATCGCAGTGCGCCGCATGCGCGAGGCACTTGACGGGCCGGCGCTCCTGCTGAGCGGTGCGCTGGTGCGCGAGGGCGCGGTGACGCATCCGTGGAGCCCTGCCTTCGTCCATCCCGGGTGCTACTTCACCTGTGCGAACGACTGCCACAACGCCATCTATGCCACGCGCGCGGCCTACGAGCGTTCTGGGCCTTACGACACTTCGTTCAGGATCGCGGCGGACTTCAAGTGGATCATGACCAGCCTCGACGCGGGCTCTGCCTTCGTCTACACGCAGGAGCCCACGGTCAACTACTCGATGGGCGGCACGTCAGGCGACGTGCGGCAGCACAGCGTCGAATGCATGCGGGTCGTGAGCGAACGCTTTCCCTTCCTGTCGTCCGTGGAG comes from Variovorax sp. J2L1-78 and encodes:
- a CDS encoding glycosyltransferase, coding for MSENKPRLALDLYVLAQGVKTGVYRVCDELFPRLVESSRFEPCFLVREGDDTKAGAYLATKQLPGRPVGRASTTADADILLSPFGVPPTPWLSDDRVLKAHIVYDLIAIHRPDYFSREAADEVRNIMSSLDEHTVIFAISEYTKRELLDHRPDLRPEQVTVIPLAAGPWFKPCDDAAERARMRAEYAIPPDVPYVLSLATLEIRKNLDQVVGAYVAHMEQHPHSDLHLVLAGMSGWKLEKLEGALAAAGPWRDRIVLTGFVDDADLSALYSDALCFVYLSRYEGFGLPPLEAMACGTPVICADNSSLPEVVADAGLSFDADDVPGVARAIEQLANSAELRADLSRKGLRRAALFSWDRCADIVAETLLASHAAYAALPAHKRRRSGPLPGTPAWQAQVTIDSLPTASVFGYRDGSRGPVFVAHDAPPAPGGDPAWPAWADRLPVQAGVARVEGGRRTQGHLKTGDAARPLVSYVTVVRNNTATLARTLDSVQQQTYDNVEHIVLDGASTDGTLDLIRRYADRLDYFVSEADAGLYDAINKAVPLARGQLICILNSDDWLEPDAAEIAVRRMREALDGPALLLSGALVREGAVTHPWSPAFVHPGCYFTCANDCHNAIYATRAAYERSGPYDTSFRIAADFKWIMTSLDAGSAFVYTQEPTVNYSMGGTSGDVRQHSVECMRVVSERFPFLSSVEVSGLYHCFFRLAGAVAQQQGDRPANHTAFLQRVFAMHERRPDFLSALSWASIATLEHPADVAARAGPLVQGSSQLGVVIKASARKALLQHPRLYGFAKRGYRWLRG